One Actinosynnema pretiosum DNA segment encodes these proteins:
- a CDS encoding multidrug effflux MFS transporter, which produces MSITSANRTATPTPALSRSRRTWLALVLGSLSAFGPLTIDMYLPAMPDMARELNTSASAVQLTLTVFVIGLAVGQVLVGPVSDAWGRRRPLLAGLALYATGSLLCALAPDITWLLTGRVVQSLGAAAGVVLSRAIVRDLFDGVVMTRFFSTLMLVNGVAPIIAPVIGGQLLVVASWQAVFHVLTGLGVLLLVAVLLALPESLPAERRNARPRDTLRSLGALLADRGYLRHVLAAALVFAAVFAYISGSSFVLQDGYGLSAQQYSLVFGLNGVGTVLLGAGNGFVVGKLASERTLLLAGTAVTAVAALGALAGALAGWPLPWLLVCLFLVVAMMGVVLANATSLALAEHGSAAGAASSLQGLLQFLVAGIAASAMSWGGQATAVSMGATMVVCSVGALALLVVRRTA; this is translated from the coding sequence GTGTCCATAACCTCCGCCAACCGCACGGCCACCCCGACCCCCGCCCTCAGCCGAAGCCGCCGCACCTGGCTCGCCCTCGTGCTCGGCTCGCTCAGCGCCTTCGGCCCGCTTACGATCGACATGTACCTCCCCGCCATGCCCGACATGGCCCGCGAGCTGAACACCAGCGCCTCCGCCGTCCAGCTCACCCTCACCGTCTTCGTCATCGGCCTCGCCGTCGGCCAGGTGCTCGTCGGCCCGGTCTCCGACGCGTGGGGCCGCCGCCGTCCCCTGCTCGCCGGCCTCGCCCTCTACGCGACCGGCTCCCTGCTCTGCGCCCTCGCCCCGGACATCACCTGGCTGCTGACCGGCCGCGTCGTGCAGTCCCTCGGCGCCGCGGCGGGCGTGGTGCTGTCGCGGGCGATCGTGCGCGACCTGTTCGACGGCGTCGTGATGACCCGCTTCTTCTCCACCCTCATGCTGGTCAACGGCGTCGCCCCGATCATCGCCCCGGTGATCGGCGGGCAACTCCTGGTCGTCGCGAGCTGGCAGGCGGTCTTCCACGTCCTGACCGGCCTCGGCGTCCTCCTCCTCGTGGCCGTCCTGCTGGCCCTGCCCGAGTCCCTGCCCGCCGAGCGCCGCAACGCCCGCCCGCGCGACACCCTGCGCAGCCTCGGCGCGCTGCTCGCCGACCGGGGCTACCTGCGCCACGTCCTCGCCGCGGCGCTGGTGTTCGCCGCGGTGTTCGCCTACATCTCCGGCTCCTCGTTCGTGCTCCAGGACGGCTACGGGCTCAGCGCGCAGCAGTACAGCCTCGTCTTCGGCCTCAACGGGGTCGGCACCGTGCTCCTGGGCGCGGGCAATGGGTTCGTCGTCGGCAAGCTGGCCTCCGAGCGGACCCTGCTGCTCGCCGGGACCGCCGTGACCGCCGTCGCCGCGCTCGGCGCGCTGGCCGGCGCGCTCGCCGGGTGGCCGCTGCCGTGGCTGCTGGTGTGCCTGTTCCTGGTCGTGGCGATGATGGGCGTGGTGCTGGCCAACGCGACCTCGCTCGCCCTGGCCGAGCACGGGTCGGCGGCGGGCGCGGCGTCCTCGCTGCAGGGGCTGCTCCAGTTCCTGGTCGCCGGGATCGCGGCCTCCGCGATGAGCTGGGGCGGTCAGGCGACGGCGGTGTCGATGGGCGCGACGATGGTGGTCTGCTCGGTCGGCGCGCTGGCGCTGCTCGTGGTCCGCCGCACCGCCTGA
- a CDS encoding MarR family winged helix-turn-helix transcriptional regulator encodes MPHRPGSADDPLAELADLVLNVGRLVRARTPTGPDVVALTETERFVMRVVDLFPGASPSLIARHTRLQRTNVSAALRGLEEKGMVSRVASDGRSVAVHPTERAASNLGVLRAAWSSELAGVLGEDLDEVRRCAELLARIERHLTAAGPGEQG; translated from the coding sequence ATGCCCCACCGCCCAGGCAGCGCGGACGACCCGCTCGCCGAACTGGCCGACCTGGTGTTGAACGTCGGCAGGCTGGTGCGCGCCCGGACGCCGACCGGGCCGGATGTGGTGGCGTTGACCGAGACTGAGCGGTTCGTGATGCGGGTGGTGGATCTGTTCCCTGGGGCGTCACCCAGCCTGATCGCGCGGCACACGCGGTTGCAGCGGACCAACGTGAGCGCGGCGCTGCGGGGGTTGGAGGAGAAGGGGATGGTGTCGCGGGTCGCCTCGGACGGGCGGAGCGTGGCGGTGCACCCGACCGAGCGGGCGGCGAGCAACCTGGGGGTGTTGCGGGCGGCGTGGTCGAGTGAGCTGGCGGGGGTGTTGGGGGAGGATTTGGACGAGGTGCGGCGGTGCGCGGAGCTGCTGGCGCGGATCGAGCGGCACCTGACGGCGGCAGGTCCAGGGGAGCAGGGCTGA
- a CDS encoding Lrp/AsnC family transcriptional regulator, with protein sequence MRSVDSLDARILLALDEQPDATSLALAQRLGIARNTLHARLQRMQRSGVIREFSRRVDPAALGRPLVAFVSIALSQSTARRVNDALRGFPEVVEMHSTTGEADLLVKVVARDTADLHRITSSFLTVPGVVRTNTAISLSEEMPFRIRALIETIAEEGR encoded by the coding sequence ATGCGCAGCGTGGACAGCCTCGACGCCCGGATCCTGCTCGCCCTGGACGAGCAGCCCGACGCGACCAGCCTCGCGCTGGCCCAACGGCTGGGCATCGCGCGGAACACCCTGCACGCCCGGTTGCAGCGGATGCAGCGGTCCGGGGTGATCAGGGAGTTCAGCCGCCGCGTCGACCCGGCGGCACTGGGGCGTCCGCTGGTGGCGTTCGTGTCGATCGCGCTGAGCCAGAGCACGGCGCGGCGGGTGAACGACGCGCTGCGGGGGTTCCCGGAGGTGGTGGAGATGCACTCCACGACGGGGGAGGCGGACCTGCTGGTGAAGGTGGTGGCGCGGGACACGGCCGATCTGCACCGGATCACCAGCAGCTTTCTGACCGTGCCGGGGGTGGTGCGGACCAACACGGCGATCTCGTTGAGCGAGGAGATGCCGTTCCGGATCAGGGCGTTGATCGAGACGATCGCGGAGGAGGGGCGCTGA
- a CDS encoding YitT family protein, translating to MTTIESAPLAPQVQQAPPKHSTAENVAGIVIGAFVASLGLFLLKSAGVVTGGTAGLVLLVGHLVDWPFAVVFTLLNAPFVALAWRRRGPRFVVASAVAVALLSASSLAHASYLRVDAINPLYAALLGNLAAGIGILFVFRHHASLGGFTIVALVCQDRFGWRAGYVLLALDAVVVAVSALFMPLEAVALSAAGAVVVNLVVSANHRPGRYPVAL from the coding sequence GTGACAACGATCGAATCGGCTCCCCTCGCACCACAAGTGCAGCAGGCGCCGCCGAAGCACAGCACCGCGGAGAACGTCGCGGGCATCGTGATCGGGGCTTTCGTGGCCTCGCTGGGTCTGTTCCTGCTCAAGTCCGCCGGGGTGGTGACGGGCGGCACGGCCGGGCTGGTGCTGCTGGTCGGGCACCTCGTCGACTGGCCGTTCGCGGTGGTGTTCACCCTGCTGAACGCCCCGTTCGTGGCACTGGCGTGGCGCAGGCGCGGTCCTCGCTTCGTGGTGGCCTCGGCGGTGGCGGTGGCGCTGCTGTCGGCGTCCTCGCTGGCCCACGCGTCCTACCTGCGGGTGGACGCGATCAACCCGCTGTACGCCGCGCTGCTGGGGAACCTGGCGGCGGGCATCGGCATCCTGTTCGTCTTCCGCCACCACGCCAGCCTCGGCGGCTTCACGATCGTGGCCCTGGTCTGCCAGGACCGGTTCGGCTGGCGGGCCGGGTACGTGCTGCTGGCGCTGGACGCGGTCGTGGTGGCCGTGTCGGCGCTGTTCATGCCGCTGGAGGCCGTGGCCCTGTCGGCGGCGGGCGCCGTGGTGGTGAACCTCGTGGTGTCCGCGAACCACCGACCGGGGCGTTATCCGGTCGCGCTCTGA
- a CDS encoding response regulator transcription factor — MLLVEDDRELAELLAESLRAEGYAVDVAADGQRGLHLGLTRPYDVVVIDRGLPALDGLDLLVRLRSRSVRARALLLTAQGTVHDRIDGLDAGADDYLVKPFDLDELSARLRALCRRALELTDVLRIGAGHLDVGQREVVLPGGGRLGLTAREFGLLRVLATHPDTVHTRASLRRAVFHDTTSPSIVDTYVYYLRAKAGRSVVHTVPGVGYRLGAL; from the coding sequence TTGCTCCTGGTCGAGGACGACCGCGAGCTGGCGGAACTGCTGGCCGAGTCGTTGCGCGCCGAGGGGTACGCGGTGGACGTCGCCGCCGACGGGCAGCGCGGGCTGCACCTCGGGCTGACCCGACCCTACGACGTCGTCGTGATCGACCGGGGGCTGCCCGCGCTCGACGGGCTGGACCTGCTGGTGCGGCTGCGGTCCCGGTCGGTTCGGGCGCGGGCGCTGCTGCTGACCGCGCAGGGCACCGTGCACGACCGGATCGACGGGTTGGACGCGGGCGCCGACGACTACCTGGTCAAGCCGTTCGACCTGGACGAGCTGAGCGCGCGCCTGCGGGCGCTGTGCCGCCGGGCGCTGGAGCTGACCGACGTGCTGCGGATCGGCGCGGGACACCTGGACGTCGGGCAGCGCGAGGTGGTGCTGCCGGGCGGCGGGCGGTTGGGGTTGACGGCGCGGGAGTTCGGGCTGCTGCGGGTGCTGGCCACCCACCCGGACACCGTGCACACGCGGGCCTCGTTGCGGCGCGCGGTGTTCCACGACACGACCTCTCCGTCCATAGTGGACACCTACGTGTACTACCTGCGCGCCAAGGCTGGTCGTTCGGTGGTGCACACCGTGCCGGGTGTGGGCTACCGCCTGGGCGCGCTGTGA
- a CDS encoding sensor histidine kinase, which yields MSAADRSWAEAERAVVLRARLRVSALVALAITALVVLIGGTAYAVLERAQVEQVRRELRAGVEHGPPSGGTWVFTEGGGAVAGAPRGFPLREDLARVRADGGEVERSVTGGGAEYLVLTGARADGEVAQAVFDVRYQLADRRYLLAALAVGEACALVVAAAIGVLVGREAVAPLAEALTRQRRFVADVGHELRTPIARARLRAQLLARRAEAEGMPPEHRAGLDRLVGTIGGLGDVVDDLLRSALLTEQSGRAVDLVALARDAVAAEAERAAERRIALAARLPSGAVVVTGVETALRRAVAELLANAVRHTPPGGSVDVGLARVGGVTELTVVDTGEGFDPVAAERLFDRHHRGAGGGEQGFGLGLALVREVVVGHGGAVGAVGAPGRGARFTVRLPLAESAPTGGGAAVREAGKAGGTGLWRERGDRR from the coding sequence GTGAGCGCGGCCGACCGCTCGTGGGCCGAGGCGGAGCGGGCGGTCGTGCTGCGCGCCCGGTTGCGGGTGAGCGCGCTGGTGGCGCTGGCGATCACCGCGCTGGTGGTGCTGATCGGCGGGACGGCGTACGCGGTGCTGGAGCGGGCGCAGGTCGAGCAGGTGCGGCGCGAGCTGCGGGCCGGGGTCGAGCACGGCCCGCCGTCGGGCGGCACGTGGGTGTTCACCGAGGGCGGGGGCGCGGTGGCCGGGGCGCCGCGGGGGTTCCCGCTGCGGGAGGACCTGGCGCGGGTGCGCGCGGACGGCGGCGAGGTGGAGCGGTCGGTGACCGGGGGCGGCGCCGAGTACCTGGTGCTGACCGGCGCGCGGGCGGACGGCGAGGTGGCGCAGGCGGTGTTCGACGTCCGCTACCAGCTCGCCGACCGGCGGTACCTGCTGGCGGCGCTGGCGGTGGGCGAGGCGTGCGCGCTGGTCGTGGCGGCGGCGATCGGGGTGCTGGTGGGGCGCGAGGCGGTGGCGCCGCTGGCGGAGGCGCTGACCAGGCAGCGGCGGTTCGTCGCGGACGTCGGGCACGAGCTGCGCACGCCGATCGCGCGCGCCCGGCTGCGGGCGCAGCTGCTGGCGCGGCGGGCCGAGGCGGAGGGGATGCCGCCCGAGCACCGGGCCGGGCTGGACCGGCTGGTGGGCACGATCGGCGGGCTCGGGGACGTGGTGGACGACCTGCTGCGGTCGGCGCTGCTGACCGAGCAGTCCGGGCGGGCGGTGGACCTGGTGGCGCTCGCGCGGGACGCGGTGGCGGCCGAGGCGGAGCGGGCGGCCGAGCGGCGGATCGCGCTGGCGGCGCGGCTGCCGTCGGGGGCGGTGGTGGTGACCGGGGTGGAGACGGCGCTGCGGCGGGCGGTGGCGGAGCTGCTGGCGAACGCGGTCAGGCACACCCCGCCCGGCGGGAGCGTGGACGTGGGGCTGGCGCGGGTGGGCGGGGTCACGGAGCTGACCGTGGTGGACACCGGCGAGGGCTTCGACCCCGTTGCGGCCGAGCGGCTCTTCGACCGGCACCACCGGGGGGCGGGTGGTGGGGAGCAGGGGTTCGGGCTGGGGTTGGCGCTGGTGCGGGAGGTCGTGGTCGGGCACGGCGGTGCGGTGGGCGCGGTGGGCGCACCGGGCCGGGGCGCCCGGTTCACGGTGCGGCTGCCGCTGGCGGAGAGCGCTCCCACGGGTGGAGGGGCGGCGGTGCGGGAGGCCGGGAAGGCTGGCGGGACGGGGTTGTGGCGAGAGCGGGGGGATCGGCGGTGA
- a CDS encoding aromatic amino acid ammonia-lyase: MTTTSAGVPAAPADPGAPIDLGAPLSTADLRRAAEPVPLLVGPDVRGRVERAREFLRVVRADDDRPVYGVKTGFGALIGYAGRAEEADQCDNTLAHLGAGQGPDLPHDVVRAALLLRVWSLGQGFSGVSTEVVDTLAAMFATTFTPAVPRYGSVGASGDLIPLAYATQALRGRGSAHVDGERLPADEALRRAGLAPLALDGRDALALVNGTSLTTAATALALDSVRASHRAAQDLTCLLADVLGCDPGFLHPSLIGAYGHPGAIAVAERMRGALDGVAPSGDRPLQEPYSIRCSPQLLGAAEDALRYADGVVAADLRSISDNPLFFPEDDVVAHGGNFFGQPAAFAADAIAMVTASVGNLVERQLDLLVDPARNTGLPPMLAAGPGQQHGLQGVQLATTAFIAEIRRGAVPASTQSLPTNLHNQDVVPFGTQAALRSYDLAELLRLLCGSLALGLRQAVHVGGRRPTAPRCAELLDLLADAIAPVDPDRPLDADVRLAAELVTTRWS; the protein is encoded by the coding sequence GTGACCACGACCAGTGCAGGCGTCCCCGCCGCCCCCGCCGACCCCGGCGCCCCGATCGACCTGGGCGCGCCGCTGAGCACCGCCGACCTGCGCCGGGCGGCCGAACCGGTGCCGCTGCTCGTCGGGCCGGACGTGCGCGGGCGCGTCGAGCGGGCCCGCGAGTTCCTGCGCGTGGTGCGCGCCGACGACGACCGGCCGGTGTACGGGGTCAAGACCGGCTTCGGGGCGCTCATCGGCTACGCCGGGCGGGCCGAGGAGGCCGACCAGTGCGACAACACCCTCGCGCACCTGGGCGCCGGTCAAGGACCGGACCTGCCGCACGACGTGGTGCGCGCCGCGCTGCTGCTGCGCGTGTGGTCGCTCGGCCAGGGCTTCTCCGGGGTGTCGACCGAGGTCGTGGACACCCTGGCCGCGATGTTCGCCACCACGTTCACCCCGGCCGTTCCCCGCTACGGCTCGGTCGGCGCCAGCGGCGACCTGATCCCGCTCGCCTACGCCACGCAGGCGTTGCGGGGCAGGGGGAGCGCGCACGTGGACGGCGAGCGGCTGCCCGCCGACGAGGCGCTGCGCCGCGCAGGCCTCGCCCCGCTGGCGCTGGACGGCCGCGACGCGCTCGCCCTGGTCAACGGCACCTCCCTGACCACCGCCGCGACCGCGCTGGCCCTGGACTCGGTGCGCGCCAGCCACCGCGCCGCGCAGGACCTCACGTGCCTGCTCGCCGACGTCCTCGGCTGCGACCCCGGTTTCCTGCACCCGAGCCTGATCGGCGCCTACGGGCACCCCGGCGCGATCGCCGTGGCCGAGCGGATGCGCGGCGCGCTCGACGGCGTCGCGCCCAGCGGCGACCGGCCGCTCCAGGAGCCGTACAGCATCCGCTGCTCACCGCAGCTGCTCGGGGCCGCCGAGGACGCGCTGCGCTACGCCGATGGCGTCGTGGCCGCCGACCTGAGGAGCATCAGCGACAACCCGCTGTTCTTCCCCGAGGACGACGTGGTCGCGCACGGCGGCAACTTCTTCGGCCAGCCCGCCGCGTTCGCCGCCGACGCGATCGCGATGGTCACCGCGTCGGTCGGCAACCTCGTGGAGCGGCAGCTGGACCTGCTGGTCGACCCGGCCCGCAACACCGGCCTGCCGCCGATGCTCGCGGCCGGGCCGGGGCAGCAGCACGGGCTGCAGGGCGTGCAGCTGGCGACGACCGCGTTCATCGCCGAGATCCGGCGTGGCGCCGTGCCCGCGAGCACCCAGAGCCTGCCGACGAACCTGCACAACCAGGACGTCGTGCCGTTCGGCACCCAGGCGGCGCTGCGCTCCTACGACCTGGCCGAGCTGCTGCGGCTGCTGTGCGGCTCGCTCGCGCTGGGCCTGCGGCAGGCCGTGCACGTCGGCGGCAGGCGGCCCACCGCGCCGCGCTGCGCGGAGCTGCTGGACCTGCTGGCGGACGCGATCGCCCCGGTGGACCCGGACCGGCCGCTGGACGCGGACGTGCGCCTGGCGGCGGAGCTGGTGACCACGCGCTGGAGCTGA
- a CDS encoding NAD(P)-binding domain-containing protein: MAHEYLIIGAGPAGLQLAALLERDGRDYAVLERGDAPGAFFSRYPRHRTLISINKVRSGYRDPEQRLRMDWNSLLSDDPELLFGRYTGKYFPHADDMVRYLADFAAATGVRAHYGVEVVRISRDDTGFTAVDGAGKEWRAARVVVATGVSKPNVPKIPGIEHAERYDTFDPSPESFTDQRVLIIGKGNSAFETADSLIEHAAVIHVAGPHSVKLAWQTHFVGHLRAVNNNFLDTYQLKSENAVLDGTIELIEPRPGGGFRVLFRYARTEEKLRELEYDRIVSCAGFRFDASVFDESCRPALVIDDRFPEQTSAYESVNVPGLHFAGTLTQQRDFKRSTSGFIHGFRYGARALHRILTARHHDRPWPSAELAATPEAISDALVARVNRSSALWQQFGVLGDVVTVSGDQARYEEEVPTAHVADGGLGPAPHRFVITLEYGPNHDTVDPFDITVPRVLENDVEHAQDASYLHPVVRHYRDGEPAGVHHLAENLENQWNLPQVHQQPLAVFVKECLADG; encoded by the coding sequence ATGGCGCACGAGTACCTGATCATCGGCGCGGGCCCGGCGGGCCTGCAGCTGGCGGCACTGCTGGAGCGGGACGGCCGCGACTACGCGGTGCTGGAGCGCGGCGACGCGCCGGGGGCGTTCTTCTCCCGCTACCCCAGGCACCGCACCCTGATCTCCATCAACAAGGTGCGCAGCGGGTACCGGGACCCGGAGCAGCGGCTGCGGATGGACTGGAACTCGCTGCTGTCCGACGACCCGGAGCTGCTGTTCGGCCGGTACACCGGGAAGTACTTCCCGCACGCCGACGACATGGTGCGCTACCTGGCCGACTTCGCCGCCGCCACGGGGGTTCGGGCGCACTACGGGGTGGAGGTCGTGCGGATCTCCCGCGACGACACCGGTTTCACCGCGGTCGACGGCGCGGGGAAGGAGTGGCGGGCGGCGCGCGTGGTGGTGGCGACCGGGGTGTCGAAGCCGAACGTGCCGAAGATCCCCGGCATCGAGCACGCCGAGCGCTACGACACCTTCGACCCGTCACCGGAGTCGTTCACCGACCAGCGGGTGCTGATCATCGGCAAGGGCAACTCGGCGTTCGAGACGGCCGACTCGCTGATCGAGCACGCGGCGGTGATCCACGTCGCCGGACCGCACTCGGTGAAGCTGGCGTGGCAGACGCACTTCGTCGGGCACCTGCGGGCGGTGAACAACAACTTCCTGGACACCTACCAGCTCAAGTCGGAGAACGCGGTGCTGGACGGCACGATCGAGCTGATCGAGCCCCGGCCGGGCGGCGGGTTCCGGGTGCTGTTCCGGTACGCGCGCACCGAGGAGAAGCTGCGGGAGCTGGAGTACGACCGGATCGTCTCGTGCGCCGGCTTCCGGTTCGACGCCTCGGTGTTCGACGAGTCCTGCCGCCCCGCGCTGGTGATCGACGACCGGTTCCCGGAGCAGACCTCGGCCTACGAGTCGGTGAACGTGCCCGGCCTGCACTTCGCCGGGACGCTCACGCAGCAGCGCGACTTCAAGCGGTCCACCAGCGGGTTCATCCACGGGTTCCGGTACGGGGCGCGGGCGCTGCACCGGATCCTGACCGCGCGGCACCACGACCGGCCGTGGCCGTCGGCGGAGCTGGCGGCGACGCCGGAGGCGATCAGCGACGCGCTGGTGGCGCGGGTGAACCGCTCCTCCGCGCTGTGGCAGCAGTTCGGGGTGCTGGGCGACGTGGTGACGGTGTCCGGCGACCAGGCCCGGTACGAGGAGGAGGTGCCGACCGCGCACGTCGCCGACGGCGGCCTCGGGCCCGCGCCGCACCGGTTCGTGATCACCCTGGAGTACGGGCCGAACCACGACACCGTGGACCCGTTCGACATCACCGTGCCGCGCGTGCTGGAGAACGACGTGGAGCACGCGCAGGACGCCAGCTACCTGCACCCGGTGGTGCGGCACTACCGGGACGGCGAGCCCGCCGGGGTGCACCACCTGGCGGAGAACCTGGAGAACCAGTGGAACCTGCCGCAGGTGCACCAGCAGCCGCTGGCGGTGTTCGTGAAGGAGTGCCTGGCCGATGGGTGA
- a CDS encoding class I adenylate-forming enzyme family protein, with the protein MGEPFPGAVLDVLGRAGDRVVLEHGSRSVGAAELLDLVARVAAGLRRRGIGPGDGVALLLGVTPEAFAAILAAHVVGARVVGVRPGLPEAHVRRLLDLDVAAVVVDSPARRGVQLAELCAAEPEAGPPRLGGRADDVARLIHTSGSTGAPKAVAQSYRAMAAAWTAVPSRWPPAIAELAARLERYLVFGTLASQVMFEYAVLSITAGGVVVVAEDPSLPGAITRHRASASVITVPRLAKLVAAHRASPADLSALRALLVSGSPLSASRHREALEVLGPVVFHGYGQTETSTIAMATPDDPPGSVGRPLVPLEVRDERGRVVPRGASGELFVRSPAQAGGYWGDASESAEVFVDGWVRTRDLGHLDQDGVLWLTGRSRDVVIVNANLHHVGPIERVIAEHPDVAEAYVVAVPDEETGEAVHAFVVPSGEHEPDPAQLRELVIGRLGPACAPTRVTLIREPPLAPSGKPDKRLLSPP; encoded by the coding sequence ATGGGTGAGCCGTTCCCCGGCGCGGTGCTGGACGTGCTGGGGCGGGCGGGCGACCGGGTCGTGCTGGAGCACGGCTCGCGCTCGGTGGGCGCGGCGGAGCTGCTGGACCTCGTCGCGCGGGTGGCGGCCGGGTTGCGGCGGCGCGGGATCGGGCCCGGCGACGGGGTGGCGCTGCTGCTGGGCGTGACCCCCGAGGCGTTCGCCGCGATCCTGGCCGCGCACGTGGTGGGCGCGCGGGTGGTCGGGGTGCGGCCGGGCCTGCCGGAGGCGCACGTGCGGCGGCTGCTGGACCTGGACGTCGCGGCCGTGGTGGTGGACTCGCCCGCGCGCCGAGGGGTTCAGCTCGCGGAGCTGTGCGCGGCGGAGCCGGAGGCGGGGCCGCCGCGGCTGGGCGGGCGGGCGGACGACGTGGCCAGGTTGATCCACACCAGCGGTAGCACCGGGGCGCCGAAGGCGGTGGCGCAGTCGTACCGGGCGATGGCGGCGGCGTGGACGGCGGTCCCGTCGCGGTGGCCGCCCGCGATCGCGGAGCTGGCGGCCCGGCTGGAGCGGTACCTGGTGTTCGGGACGCTGGCCAGCCAGGTGATGTTCGAGTACGCGGTCCTGTCGATCACGGCGGGCGGGGTCGTGGTGGTCGCGGAGGACCCGTCGCTGCCCGGCGCGATCACCCGGCACCGGGCGAGCGCGAGCGTGATCACCGTGCCGCGCCTGGCGAAGCTCGTCGCCGCGCACCGCGCCTCGCCCGCCGACCTGTCGGCGTTGCGGGCGCTGCTGGTGTCCGGGTCGCCGCTGAGCGCGTCCCGGCACCGGGAGGCGCTGGAGGTGCTGGGACCGGTGGTGTTCCACGGTTACGGGCAGACCGAGACCAGCACGATCGCCATGGCGACCCCGGACGACCCGCCGGGGTCGGTGGGCAGGCCGCTGGTGCCGCTGGAGGTCCGGGACGAGCGCGGCCGGGTCGTGCCGCGCGGGGCGAGCGGTGAGCTGTTCGTGCGCTCCCCCGCGCAGGCGGGCGGTTACTGGGGTGACGCGTCGGAGTCGGCGGAGGTGTTCGTGGACGGGTGGGTGCGCACCCGCGACCTCGGGCACCTGGACCAGGACGGCGTGCTGTGGCTGACCGGGCGCAGCCGCGACGTGGTGATCGTGAACGCGAACCTGCACCACGTGGGCCCGATCGAGCGGGTGATCGCCGAGCACCCGGACGTCGCCGAGGCGTACGTGGTGGCCGTGCCGGACGAGGAGACCGGGGAGGCGGTGCACGCGTTCGTGGTGCCGTCCGGGGAGCACGAGCCCGATCCGGCGCAGCTGCGGGAGCTGGTGATCGGCAGGCTCGGGCCCGCGTGCGCGCCGACGCGGGTGACGCTGATCCGGGAGCCGCCGCTGGCCCCGAGCGGGAAGCCGGACAAGCGGTTGTTGTCGCCGCCGTGA
- a CDS encoding VOC family protein, whose product MTPRLQCLVIDCPDAQALARFYAAVLDGEVDRPDPRWSLDDDWATAHLPSGDVLCFQRVPDHRPPTWPDGAHPQQAHLDLAVTDLDAEEAEVLRHGAVLLDRGEPERGWRVYADPAGHPFCLVRE is encoded by the coding sequence ATGACGCCGCGCTTGCAGTGCCTGGTCATCGACTGCCCGGACGCCCAGGCGCTCGCGCGCTTCTACGCGGCCGTCCTCGACGGCGAGGTCGACCGGCCCGATCCGCGCTGGAGCCTGGATGACGACTGGGCCACCGCGCACCTGCCGTCCGGGGACGTGCTGTGCTTCCAGCGCGTCCCCGACCACCGGCCGCCGACCTGGCCCGACGGCGCCCACCCGCAGCAGGCGCACCTCGACCTCGCCGTCACCGACCTGGACGCCGAGGAGGCCGAGGTGCTCCGCCACGGCGCGGTCCTGCTCGACCGGGGTGAACCGGAGCGGGGCTGGCGCGTCTACGCTGATCCCGCCGGGCACCCGTTCTGCCTCGTGCGGGAGTGA